A single genomic interval of Alistipes provencensis harbors:
- the trhA gene encoding PAQR family membrane homeostasis protein TrhA → MAKKKEVYVPTVGEEIGNAVSHGVMSLLALVALPFAAVWAYAHDPDGVLASASVSVFVISIFLMFLASTLYHSMNPQSKHKEVFHILDHIFIYVAIAGSYTPVALMVIGGWQGVFITILQWAMVIFGIFYKSLSRKSIPAISLTIYLVMGWTIVFFLPLFVRRASVPLLVMIALGGLLYTLGAYFYAKKGFRYHHMVWHLLINLAVAAHFVGIVFYLY, encoded by the coding sequence ATGGCAAAGAAAAAGGAGGTATATGTCCCGACCGTGGGCGAGGAGATCGGCAATGCGGTCTCCCACGGCGTGATGTCGCTGCTGGCGCTCGTGGCCCTTCCCTTTGCTGCCGTGTGGGCCTATGCGCATGATCCCGACGGGGTCTTGGCGTCGGCTTCGGTCTCGGTTTTCGTGATTTCGATCTTCCTGATGTTCCTCGCGTCGACGCTCTATCACTCGATGAACCCGCAGTCGAAGCACAAGGAGGTGTTCCACATCCTCGACCACATTTTCATCTACGTCGCCATCGCGGGCAGCTACACGCCCGTCGCGCTGATGGTTATCGGCGGCTGGCAGGGGGTCTTCATCACCATTCTCCAGTGGGCGATGGTGATTTTCGGCATCTTCTACAAATCGCTGTCCCGCAAGTCGATACCGGCCATCAGCCTGACCATTTATCTGGTCATGGGCTGGACGATCGTCTTCTTCCTGCCGCTGTTCGTGCGCCGGGCTTCGGTGCCGCTGCTGGTAATGATCGCGCTGGGCGGCCTGCTTTACACCCTCGGGGCCTATTTCTATGCGAAAAAAGGGTTCCGCTATCACCACATGGTCTGGCATCTGCTGATTAACTTGGCGGTTGCGGCGCATTTCGTCGGGATCGTCTTTTACCTCTACTGA
- a CDS encoding PHP domain-containing protein codes for MAAFDLHIHSEYSSDGEFSVADIVDKCLGAQLTLFSLTDHNSVRGVGEAARLARERGIGFVPGIEIDCNYRGTDLHLLGYGIDWESADFAWLEEEVAAKVTASFGGMVDNLLKLGFSVDADAVLAAAGGGLPTGELIAEVMLSDAKYHTPPLRPYMEGGTRSDMPYINFYLDYFAQGRPAFVPVEYMDYRDAVELVRDNGGVPVVAHPGLNFRGCEEVAEQLLDRGAAGLEVFNNYHTPEQAVYFTSLALSKGVLMTCGSDFHGKTKPRIAVGRFPSDSRFDGRLSDFVNHINVIGGQGV; via the coding sequence ATGGCCGCTTTCGATCTGCACATCCATTCCGAATACAGCAGCGACGGGGAATTTTCCGTTGCCGACATTGTCGACAAGTGCCTCGGGGCGCAGTTGACGCTCTTTTCCCTGACGGACCACAATTCGGTGCGGGGCGTCGGCGAGGCCGCCCGGCTGGCCCGGGAGCGGGGCATCGGATTCGTCCCGGGCATCGAGATCGACTGCAACTACCGGGGTACGGACCTCCACCTGCTGGGGTATGGCATCGACTGGGAATCTGCGGATTTCGCGTGGCTCGAAGAGGAGGTCGCCGCCAAGGTCACGGCGTCGTTCGGGGGCATGGTCGACAACCTGCTGAAACTGGGATTTTCCGTCGATGCCGATGCCGTGCTGGCAGCCGCCGGCGGGGGACTGCCGACGGGCGAACTGATCGCCGAGGTGATGCTCTCCGACGCGAAATACCATACGCCCCCGCTGCGGCCCTATATGGAGGGCGGCACGCGGAGCGACATGCCTTACATCAACTTTTATCTCGATTATTTCGCCCAGGGACGCCCGGCGTTCGTCCCCGTCGAATACATGGACTACCGTGATGCCGTCGAACTGGTCCGCGACAACGGCGGCGTGCCCGTCGTGGCGCATCCGGGGCTCAATTTCCGGGGATGCGAGGAGGTCGCCGAACAGCTTCTGGACCGCGGGGCCGCGGGGCTGGAGGTTTTCAACAACTACCACACTCCCGAACAGGCCGTCTATTTTACCTCGCTGGCCCTGTCCAAAGGGGTGCTGATGACCTGCGGCAGCGATTTCCACGGCAAGACTAAGCCCCGTATTGCCGTCGGGCGCTTCCCGTCTGACAGCCGTTTCGACGGCCGCCTGTCAGACTTTGTAAACCACATAAATGTGATCGGCGGGCAGGGCGTATAG
- a CDS encoding class I SAM-dependent methyltransferase, which translates to MKRLIKFSLNHIPRPVLQRIAGWAVPVAGLFYKGRGTECPVCGAKYRKFMPYGYVQSRPNALCPKCLSLERHRLLWLYLTRETDLLTAFPRTLHIAPEVCIMRHLKPHFRSHPGQYVTADLESPLADLHFDVQQIPLADDSVDVVICNHIMEHVADDRKAMRELHRILKPGGWGIVLSPVDTDYEQTYEDDSITDPDERTRIFGQYDHRRIYGADYADRLREAGFEAADIDYAAAFTDEERRLYALPADHIYVVYKV; encoded by the coding sequence ATAAAACGACTTATTAAATTCTCCCTGAACCACATTCCGCGGCCCGTGCTGCAACGCATCGCCGGATGGGCCGTACCCGTGGCGGGACTCTTCTACAAGGGCCGCGGGACCGAATGCCCCGTGTGCGGTGCGAAATACCGGAAATTCATGCCCTACGGCTATGTGCAGTCGCGGCCCAATGCGCTGTGCCCCAAGTGCCTGTCGCTGGAGCGCCACCGTCTGCTGTGGCTCTACCTGACGCGCGAGACCGACCTGCTGACGGCCTTTCCCCGCACGTTGCACATTGCCCCTGAGGTCTGTATCATGCGTCACCTCAAGCCACACTTCCGCTCGCACCCCGGGCAGTACGTCACGGCCGATCTGGAAAGCCCGCTGGCGGACCTCCATTTCGACGTGCAGCAGATTCCGCTGGCGGACGATTCGGTGGACGTGGTGATCTGCAACCACATCATGGAGCACGTCGCCGACGACCGCAAGGCGATGCGCGAACTGCACCGCATCCTCAAGCCCGGCGGCTGGGGCATCGTCCTCTCCCCGGTGGATACGGATTACGAGCAGACCTACGAGGACGACTCGATCACCGACCCCGACGAGCGCACGCGCATCTTCGGGCAGTACGACCACCGGCGCATCTACGGCGCCGATTATGCCGACCGCCTGCGCGAAGCGGGCTTCGAGGCCGCGGACATCGACTACGCCGCGGCCTTCACCGACGAGGAGCGCAGGCTATACGCCCTGCCCGCCGATCACATTTATGTGGTTTACAAAGTCTGA
- the xseB gene encoding exodeoxyribonuclease VII small subunit: MAKKELAYAEAMAEIEKILARLRSEEMDVDSLAAEVKRATELIASCKERLRKAEEEVTKILE, translated from the coding sequence ATGGCAAAGAAAGAGCTGGCCTACGCCGAGGCGATGGCCGAGATCGAAAAAATACTGGCGCGGCTGCGCAGCGAAGAGATGGACGTGGACAGCCTCGCGGCGGAGGTGAAACGCGCCACGGAGCTGATCGCCTCGTGCAAGGAGCGTCTGCGCAAGGCCGAGGAAGAGGTAACGAAGATTCTGGAGTAA
- the xseA gene encoding exodeoxyribonuclease VII large subunit, with protein MAESQYITLRELQRRVKSALEGQFALPVWVSAEISEIKVNYSGHCYLELVEKGGDNGVPTAQARAVVWRSHYPRISGYFEAETGQRLAAGIKILAKVLVSYHELYGFSLQITDIDPSYTLGDMERQRQQTIAQLQQDGVWDMNREVPMPTVVQRIAIVSSANAAGYQDFCKELGKSPYRFELTLFDAFMQGAAAEESIVEALCNVATNLEKFDAVVLIRGGGSRSDLNCFNAYRLCAHVAQFPLPVVTGIGHDKDTSVADMVAHTALKTPTAVAGWLVERMTEVDGWLDYAALQLHDTTTAAMHASEVRLERLSGEVRRLSGELLTRQSLRLEHFTELLPDAARDFLTRQTTRLENAAELIAGRSPERILRLGFAVVRSGGKAVTSAAAVAAGERIEIEVSDGKINATVKS; from the coding sequence ATGGCTGAATCACAATATATTACCCTGCGTGAGTTGCAGCGCCGCGTGAAGTCCGCGCTCGAAGGACAGTTCGCGCTGCCCGTATGGGTGAGTGCTGAAATCTCCGAAATAAAAGTCAACTACTCGGGCCACTGCTACCTCGAACTGGTCGAAAAGGGCGGCGACAACGGCGTGCCGACGGCGCAGGCCCGGGCCGTCGTATGGCGGTCGCACTACCCGCGCATCTCGGGGTATTTCGAGGCCGAAACGGGTCAGCGGCTCGCCGCGGGCATCAAGATACTGGCCAAAGTGCTGGTCTCCTACCACGAACTCTACGGCTTCTCGCTGCAAATCACCGACATCGACCCCTCGTACACGCTGGGTGACATGGAGCGGCAGCGGCAGCAGACCATCGCGCAGTTGCAGCAGGACGGGGTCTGGGATATGAACCGCGAGGTGCCGATGCCGACCGTCGTGCAGCGCATCGCCATCGTGTCGAGCGCCAACGCCGCGGGCTATCAGGACTTCTGCAAGGAGCTGGGCAAGAGCCCCTACCGCTTCGAGCTGACCCTGTTCGACGCCTTCATGCAGGGCGCGGCGGCCGAAGAATCTATCGTCGAAGCCTTGTGCAACGTTGCGACCAATCTGGAAAAATTCGACGCCGTGGTGCTGATCCGCGGCGGCGGATCGAGGAGCGACCTCAACTGCTTCAACGCCTACCGCCTCTGCGCCCATGTGGCGCAGTTCCCGCTGCCGGTGGTGACGGGCATCGGCCACGACAAGGACACCAGCGTCGCCGACATGGTGGCCCATACGGCGCTCAAAACCCCGACGGCGGTAGCCGGATGGCTCGTCGAACGGATGACCGAGGTCGACGGGTGGCTCGACTACGCCGCCCTGCAACTGCACGACACCACGACGGCGGCGATGCACGCCTCGGAGGTGCGGCTCGAACGTCTTTCGGGCGAGGTGCGGCGTTTGAGCGGCGAGCTCCTCACGCGGCAGTCGCTGCGGCTGGAACATTTCACGGAGCTGCTGCCCGACGCGGCGCGCGACTTCCTCACACGGCAGACGACGCGGCTGGAAAACGCCGCGGAGCTGATCGCCGGACGCTCTCCCGAGCGCATCCTCCGACTGGGATTCGCCGTGGTGCGGAGCGGCGGCAAGGCCGTGACCTCGGCCGCGGCGGTCGCGGCGGGTGAGCGGATCGAAATAGAGGTCTCCGACGGCAAGATAAATGCAACCGTAAAATCCTGA
- the menA gene encoding 1,4-dihydroxy-2-naphthoate octaprenyltransferase: MKTNSLSAWILAVRPYSLGNSVILVLVGSALAWTDGSFHGLPALLCLLFAVLMQCTANLVNDLWDFMKGADKPDRLGPDRAFAKGYITLPAMKAGIAAFTLAACAAGIGILVWALHAGVLRCGGWELVAVGAACVVFAYFYTAGPWPLAYHGMGDIAVILFFGLIPVGFTYYIQTGAWTWEVVVAALACGLVIDTMLMVNNFRDREEDVRCNKRTIVVCLGAGVGRWGYFALGAAAVALCLTLLAGGRTWAALLPLVYLAAHTATWRKMVRIDHGEELNVCLGETARNILLFGALFTIGILLG; encoded by the coding sequence ATGAAAACCAACTCCCTTTCCGCATGGATTCTCGCCGTGAGGCCCTACAGCCTCGGCAACTCCGTGATTCTCGTCCTCGTCGGCTCCGCACTGGCGTGGACCGACGGATCGTTCCACGGCCTGCCTGCCCTGCTGTGCCTGTTGTTCGCCGTGCTGATGCAGTGTACGGCCAATCTGGTGAACGACCTCTGGGACTTTATGAAAGGGGCTGACAAACCCGACCGGCTGGGACCCGACCGGGCTTTCGCCAAGGGATACATCACCCTTCCGGCCATGAAGGCGGGCATCGCCGCATTCACCCTCGCGGCCTGCGCCGCCGGGATCGGGATCCTCGTCTGGGCGCTCCACGCCGGCGTCCTCCGCTGCGGCGGCTGGGAACTCGTCGCCGTGGGCGCCGCCTGCGTCGTCTTCGCCTATTTCTACACCGCAGGACCTTGGCCGCTGGCCTACCACGGTATGGGGGATATCGCGGTCATCCTCTTTTTCGGACTGATTCCCGTAGGATTCACCTACTACATCCAGACCGGGGCATGGACTTGGGAGGTCGTCGTCGCGGCGCTGGCCTGCGGACTGGTGATCGACACGATGCTGATGGTCAACAATTTCCGCGACCGCGAGGAGGATGTCCGCTGCAACAAACGCACGATCGTCGTCTGCCTCGGAGCCGGAGTCGGCCGCTGGGGTTATTTCGCCCTCGGGGCCGCCGCCGTCGCACTCTGCCTCACGCTGCTGGCCGGGGGCCGCACATGGGCCGCGCTGCTGCCGCTCGTCTACCTCGCGGCGCACACCGCCACATGGCGCAAGATGGTGCGTATCGACCACGGCGAGGAACTGAATGTCTGTCTGGGCGAAACAGCCCGCAACATCCTGCTGTTCGGAGCGCTGTTCACGATCGGGATACTGCTGGGCTGA
- a CDS encoding energy transducer TonB codes for MKNYVLFLFLLCFAAALRAATPKPMPMYIVNGKETKEIRSIPPEDIEHVEMLPADEETIARYGQRAAHGVMLITLRYDQPAAFPADSTFGHYIARQVRWDASEPAARVVLRYKITPEGDTVVHQELESTDNRLKRRVLKAVAGAPRWQPALKNGRPIETEGVLSIQLPEGKRIPRPVELVIR; via the coding sequence ATGAAAAACTACGTTCTATTTCTCTTTCTCCTGTGCTTCGCCGCAGCCCTCCGGGCCGCGACGCCGAAACCCATGCCGATGTATATCGTCAACGGCAAGGAGACGAAGGAGATCCGCTCTATCCCGCCCGAGGACATCGAGCACGTCGAGATGCTCCCCGCCGACGAGGAGACCATCGCCCGTTACGGCCAGCGGGCCGCCCACGGGGTGATGCTCATCACCCTGCGCTACGACCAGCCCGCCGCCTTCCCCGCCGACTCCACGTTCGGCCATTACATCGCCCGTCAGGTGCGCTGGGACGCCAGCGAACCCGCCGCCCGCGTGGTCCTGCGCTACAAGATCACCCCCGAGGGCGACACCGTCGTCCATCAGGAGCTCGAATCGACCGACAACCGCCTCAAACGGCGCGTGCTGAAAGCCGTGGCCGGCGCCCCGCGCTGGCAGCCGGCCCTGAAAAACGGCCGGCCGATCGAAACCGAGGGTGTGCTGAGCATCCAGCTCCCCGAGGGCAAACGCATTCCGCGGCCCGTGGAGCTCGTCATCCGCTGA
- a CDS encoding MGMT family protein — MRLPADFDAEIWSIVAQIPAGRIATYGQLARLAGMPGYARRVGRAMAAAPEGLPCHRVVNAAGRTAPGWTRQRELLEAEGVRFRRNGCADLVHLIDGF, encoded by the coding sequence ATGCGCCTTCCCGCCGATTTCGACGCCGAGATTTGGAGCATCGTCGCGCAGATACCTGCGGGGCGGATCGCAACTTACGGACAACTGGCCCGGCTGGCCGGCATGCCCGGATACGCACGCCGCGTGGGACGGGCGATGGCCGCAGCCCCCGAGGGCCTTCCCTGCCACCGGGTCGTCAACGCCGCAGGCCGCACGGCTCCCGGATGGACCCGACAGCGGGAACTCCTCGAAGCGGAGGGCGTCCGCTTCCGCCGCAACGGATGCGCAGACCTCGTCCATCTGATAGACGGGTTTTAG
- the prfA gene encoding peptide chain release factor 1 translates to MADNTILNRLDGLKLKYEETGQKLTDPEVIADVKQFIQLTKEYKELEPIIETSERYRTAVANLAEAKDTLATDKDEEMREMAREMIAELEPQLAQMEEEIKLLLIPKDPQDSKNAIMEIRGGTGGDEAAIFAGDLLRMYTKYIESKGWRYEITSSSEGAVGGFKEVVLKVTGQNVYGTLKYESGVHRVQRVPQTETQGRVHTSAASVAVLPEAEEFDVDISMNDIRKDIFCASGPGGQSVNTTYSAIRLTHIPTGIVVQCQDQKSQLKNFDKAFEELRTRVFNLEYSKYLDEIASKRKTMVSTGDRSAKIRTYNYPQGRITDHRINYTIYNLAAFMDGDIQDCIDHLIVAENAERLKESEL, encoded by the coding sequence ATGGCAGACAATACCATATTGAACCGCCTCGACGGTTTGAAACTCAAATACGAGGAGACGGGACAGAAACTCACCGACCCCGAAGTCATTGCCGACGTCAAGCAGTTCATCCAGCTTACCAAGGAGTACAAGGAGCTGGAACCGATCATCGAGACTTCGGAGCGCTACCGCACGGCCGTCGCCAACCTCGCCGAAGCCAAGGACACGCTGGCCACGGACAAGGACGAGGAGATGCGCGAAATGGCCCGCGAGATGATCGCCGAACTGGAGCCCCAACTGGCGCAGATGGAGGAGGAGATCAAGCTGCTGCTGATTCCCAAGGACCCGCAGGACTCGAAGAACGCCATCATGGAGATCCGCGGCGGCACGGGCGGCGACGAGGCGGCGATCTTCGCCGGCGACCTGCTGCGCATGTACACCAAGTATATCGAGTCGAAGGGGTGGCGTTACGAGATCACCTCGTCGTCGGAGGGCGCCGTGGGCGGCTTCAAGGAGGTGGTGCTGAAGGTCACGGGACAGAACGTCTACGGGACGCTGAAATACGAATCGGGCGTGCATCGCGTGCAGCGCGTGCCGCAGACCGAGACGCAGGGCCGCGTACACACTTCGGCCGCTTCGGTGGCCGTGCTGCCCGAAGCCGAGGAGTTCGACGTCGATATCTCGATGAACGACATCCGCAAGGACATCTTCTGCGCGAGCGGTCCCGGCGGCCAGTCGGTCAACACGACCTATTCGGCCATCCGCCTGACGCACATCCCGACGGGCATCGTCGTGCAGTGTCAGGACCAGAAATCGCAGTTGAAGAACTTCGACAAGGCGTTCGAGGAGCTGCGCACGCGCGTCTTCAACCTCGAATACTCGAAATACCTCGACGAAATCGCCTCGAAACGCAAGACGATGGTCTCGACGGGCGACCGCTCGGCCAAGATCCGCACCTACAACTACCCGCAGGGGCGCATCACCGACCACCGCATCAACTATACGATCTACAACCTCGCGGCCTTCATGGACGGCGACATTCAGGACTGCATCGACCACCTGATCGTGGCCGAGAACGCCGAACGCCTGAAAGAGAGCGAGCTTTAG
- a CDS encoding alpha/beta hydrolase, protein MKKILPAAAAVLFAFTATAQEPAATLKIWDNATAPHSNHIVLAPGEDNPARTDRTTETELYIYPADTARATGQAVVICPGGSYLGLAIGHEGHDVARWLSQNGVTAAVLKYRMPNGHPEVPLEDVQQALRIMAGLEAGTTGFTADKVGIMGFSAGGHLAATASTLGAFKPAFAILVYPVITAEPGKGHQFSFDNLLGEDRTAEQSEYYSLQNRVTEATPPTLLFHSDDDTGVPPVNSALYYEALKAHGVKASLHIYPLGEHGWGFLTTFPYHEIWKAAVLDWLREVNR, encoded by the coding sequence ATGAAAAAGATACTTCCGGCCGCAGCCGCGGTCCTCTTCGCATTCACCGCAACGGCGCAGGAACCCGCCGCGACGCTGAAAATCTGGGACAACGCCACGGCGCCCCACAGCAATCACATCGTCCTCGCCCCCGGGGAGGACAACCCCGCGCGGACCGACCGCACGACCGAGACCGAGCTCTACATCTACCCCGCCGATACGGCCCGCGCCACCGGACAGGCCGTGGTGATCTGCCCCGGAGGCAGCTATCTGGGGCTGGCCATCGGCCACGAGGGTCACGATGTGGCCCGCTGGCTGTCGCAGAACGGCGTCACGGCCGCGGTGCTGAAATACCGCATGCCCAACGGGCACCCCGAAGTGCCGCTGGAGGATGTCCAGCAGGCGCTGCGCATCATGGCGGGGCTCGAAGCCGGAACTACGGGATTCACCGCCGACAAGGTGGGCATCATGGGCTTCTCGGCCGGAGGCCATCTGGCCGCCACGGCCTCGACCCTCGGGGCTTTCAAACCCGCCTTTGCGATCCTCGTCTACCCGGTCATCACGGCCGAACCCGGAAAAGGCCACCAGTTCTCGTTCGACAACCTGCTGGGAGAGGACCGCACGGCCGAACAGTCGGAATACTACTCGCTCCAGAACCGTGTGACCGAAGCCACGCCCCCGACCCTGCTGTTCCACTCGGACGACGACACGGGCGTGCCCCCGGTCAACAGCGCGCTCTACTACGAGGCGCTCAAGGCCCACGGCGTGAAAGCGTCGCTGCACATCTACCCGCTGGGCGAGCACGGCTGGGGATTCCTCACGACCTTTCCCTACCACGAAATCTGGAAGGCCGCCGTGCTGGACTGGCTGCGGGAGGTCAACCGATAG
- a CDS encoding alpha/beta hydrolase codes for MKRTVQLFLAFLLMSASASAKDYGQAATIRIWDNASAPHSNGIDTPEQEPEPNRLANTSEAELYIFPADTACATGQAVVICPGGGYGRLAIDHEGYEVAKWLAANGITGAVLKYRMPNHHPEVPLEDAEQALRIMRGDAPGAEGFTCPKVGIAGFSAGGHLAAMASTIGSVRPDFSILFYPVISAVRGKRHQGSFINLLSAERTPEQDAAYSLESRVTAATPPALLLLSDDDKTVPPVNSTCYYTALKEHGIEASIHIYPIGGHGWGIRKSFRYKAVWQDAVLDWLRKR; via the coding sequence ATGAAACGAACCGTTCAACTTTTTCTGGCATTTTTGCTTATGAGCGCATCCGCTTCCGCCAAAGACTACGGGCAGGCCGCGACGATCCGCATCTGGGACAACGCTTCGGCGCCCCACAGCAACGGCATCGACACCCCCGAGCAGGAGCCCGAACCCAACCGGCTGGCCAACACGTCGGAGGCCGAACTCTACATCTTTCCCGCCGACACGGCCTGCGCCACCGGTCAGGCCGTGGTGATCTGCCCCGGAGGCGGTTACGGACGGCTGGCCATCGACCACGAAGGCTACGAAGTGGCCAAGTGGCTCGCCGCGAACGGCATCACCGGCGCCGTGCTGAAATACCGCATGCCCAACCACCACCCCGAGGTGCCGCTGGAGGATGCCGAGCAGGCCCTGCGCATCATGCGCGGCGACGCCCCGGGCGCCGAAGGCTTCACCTGCCCCAAGGTCGGCATCGCCGGATTCTCGGCCGGAGGCCATCTCGCGGCGATGGCCTCGACGATCGGCAGCGTCCGTCCGGATTTCTCGATCCTCTTCTACCCGGTCATCTCGGCCGTGCGGGGCAAGCGCCATCAGGGGTCGTTCATCAACCTGCTGAGCGCGGAGCGTACCCCCGAGCAGGACGCGGCCTATTCGCTGGAGAGCCGCGTGACCGCAGCCACGCCCCCGGCGCTGCTGCTGCTCTCGGACGACGACAAGACGGTGCCGCCGGTCAACAGCACCTGCTATTACACGGCCCTGAAAGAGCACGGCATCGAAGCCTCGATACACATCTACCCCATCGGCGGCCACGGCTGGGGCATCCGCAAATCGTTCCGTTACAAGGCCGTCTGGCAGGACGCCGTGCTGGACTGGCTCCGCAAACGCTAA